In Mixophyes fleayi isolate aMixFle1 chromosome 4, aMixFle1.hap1, whole genome shotgun sequence, the following proteins share a genomic window:
- the NTS gene encoding neurotensin/neuromedin N, which translates to MMSGLRIHMVCLMLFAFSCCGMCTDSEEELNTLEADVLSNMYSSKVNKARLPYWKMTLLNVCNLINNFNTQAEETGETGENDLTIRKQYPTSVDGFNLEAMLTAFQLQKICQSRTFQHWELLQQDYVDPSSSKNENEDVVKRKTPYIFKRQSHVSKARRPYILKRGSYY; encoded by the exons ATGATGTCTGGACTGAGAATTCATATGGTGTGTCTGATGCTGTTCGCTTTCAGCTGCTGCGGGATGTGCACAG ATTCTGAAGAGGAGCTGAACACATTAGAAGCAGATGTGCTTAGCAATATGTACTCATCAAAG GTGAATAAAGCAAGACTTCCATACTGGAAAATGACTCTTCTCAATGTATGCAATCTTATAAACAATTTCAACACCCAAGCTGAAGAAACAGGGGAGACTGGGGAAAATGATCTAACAATCAGAAAACAATATCCTACATCTGTGGATGGGTTTAACCTGGAAGCAATGTTGACAGCTTTTCAGCTTCAGAAAATTTGCCAAAGCAGAACCTTTCaacattgggag CTACTTCAGCAAGATTATGTGGACCCCAGCAGttcaaaaaatgaaaatgaagatGTAGTAAAGAGGAAAACCCCTTATATTTTTAAAAGACAGTCACATGTAAGCAAAGCCAGAAGACCCTACATACTTAAAAGAGGCTCTTATTACTAA